CAACGTTCCATAAAATCTTTGAACGTTAGCTTTGACGGCGCGATGTAGAGGCCCTTCTCTACTTCCAATGAAAATTCAGCCAAGAGCTTGTCTGCTTCCTTCCTAGCCTTGCAGCGTGTTAGCTTGTCGCAGCCTCTGCAGGACTTTTCCAGGCAGGGAGTGTCTACGCTAACCGTTTTTGTCTTCTTCTCCTGCTTGCCGTCCGGCCCCATACCGCAGGAGACTATCAGGCGCCATGAATTCTTACCCCTCTTTTCAAGACTCCCTAGCATTAGATGTCTCCCCTTTCTTCTTTCCCGAAGGCCTGCGCGGATATTCCCTGCCTGTGATGCGTTGCCATGCGGCGCGGGCATCCCGCGAGAAAACCCGCCAATCTGAGTAAATCCACTCCGGGAATTTTCTGTTCCATATGGCCATTAACTCCCTCCAGGCGATGCCTGGATTTTCAGCAAGGAAGATGGACAATGATAAATGCTTTTCTGTCATGGGCCTGTCCCATCCGTCAAAGACATCCCTTCTAACTCTTACATACAGCTTGGCTACCTCCTGAGACGAAAGCCGCGGGTCTAACTCAAGAGTGACCCTCGCCGGTCCTATTGACGAGAAATGCAGGGTGCCTCTAGCTTTTGGGAGCGCCGGGACAACATCACAAAGAACAAATGCGACCGCCTGAGCTTCCTGCCATAAGGGAGCTATTCCCTGGAGACATGAAGCAAGATCTTTAAGGCGTCGCAATGGCCCGAAATGCGGGACAGGGACCTTATTTACCCATTTGTCTGTCCCCGGATATTCGAGGATGTCGACACTCCATTCAATCGGCCATGCTGCCTTTGCTTTCTCTGGCAGGGATAATATGCTCTGAAGGCAGCTAAAATCTCTTGAATTTTTGGGTTCTACATTCGCGGGAAGGGCGACCTTCACCCAGCGGGCCCCGCCCTGCTTTTGCGCTAATTGTTGTTTGACCCAGGTGTCAATCTCCTCGAGCTGGAGGAGTCTACCCTGTAATATCTCTTGACGAAAGGAAATGACTTCTGGGAGCCGAGAGGCTTCAATGGCCCAAATCTGAGCCAGGGTGTCCAATCGCCTGTCAGGTGGTATCTCTTTTCGTTCCTCCTTCCTTTGGGCGTGCGCTGTGAGAGAGAAATGCGAATCGTAATGACGATATCTCTCTATAAGGTCCTCGAACTCAAACTCTCCGACGATAAATCCCTGAATAAGATCATCATCCAATAAGGCCTGCCATATATCGTCTCTCACCTGGTGGCCAATGGCCGCGGCGAGCTTGCGGCGGATTTGTTCTTCTGTCAGTCTTTTTTGTGGCATTAAAATCACCCAATTACAATGATACTTTATAATTAAACCAGAGTCAAGAGGGGGTGCAAAAAATGCTGCGGCTAAGAGAAGAACGGCTAAAGCGCGGATGGAGTCTAACGCAATTGACCATGCGTACGGCTATTGATACTGCTGCGCTATCGAAGATCGAACGGGGAAGGTGGCCCTGCGGTCCCGCCTGGCGACGGAGAATCGCTGAGGCTTTCGGGATGGCCGAGGAGGAACTTTTCAAGCTGGTGGGTGAGGAGAAATGACGAGCACAATTAAACCGCCAGAAGCGGCGGAATTCCTGGGGATAAGCTACTGGAAACTGCTAGAGCTTGCGAAGGCAGGAAAGGTGCCCCATATCCGACTTCCAGGCCGGATCCTTTTCCGCCGAGAGAGTCTAGAGCGCTGGCTTGAAGAGCAAGAGCAGGCGAGCGTGCAGCGAGAATCGGCCCCTGTGGGAAAAATCAGGCAGCTAAGATAGAAGACCCGGCGCGAACCGGGCCCCGAGCGGAAGGCAGGTGAAGCACTTGTCTGAATCAATTGTAGAACAAAAGGCGATAGAAGACAAAGTAGCGCAGATCAAGCGAGCGCTGGATATTCTCTTCGAGCCGGGGGATGTTGTAGAGTTGCGCTGTCTCAATACCCACAAGGGCACGATTTCAGGATACTTCAATGACTTTAACAAGCTGGCGAAGGAGGCCGCGAAATTAAGCGGGAAAGTGCCTGCAGTATATGTGACTCTAAACCCGGTAAACCCGGACCTGCTGGCGAGGAGCGCAAACAAAGTAAAAGTATATGCACGCGAGACGACCGCAGACCGAGACATCATCGCCCGGCGCTGGCTGCCTTTGGACTTCGACCCGGTGAGGCCAGCTGGCATATCAAGCACTGATGCTGAACACGAAGCAGCCCTTACCCGTGCGCGAGAGGTGCGGGAATGGCTGCGCGGCCAAGGCTGGCCAGAGCCTATTCTCGCCGATAGTGGGAACGGCGCGCATCTCTTATATCGCATAGACCTCCCTAATGACGAGGCCGCGATGCGACTCGTCAAGAACTGCATTGACGCTCTGGCATTCAAGTTTACTGATGATGCAGTGACCGTAGACCAAAAGCCATTCAATGCGGCGCGCATATGGAAACTCTATGGGACCCTCTGCTGCAAGGGCGACAGTCTGCCGGAGAGACCTCACCGGATGGCGGCTGTCCTGGAGACCCCGGAGAAGCTGGGGCTTGCATCAAAGGAACTGCTGGCCAAACTGGCAAAAATGCTGCCCGAGGAGCCGAAGCCGGAACAAAATCAGTATCGGACGGGGTATAAGCCCTTCGACCTGCAAAGCTGGATCCGCGAGCACGGACTGAGCGTGACGAAAGAAAAGCCTTGGAACGGCGGGACTGTCTACGAGTTGGGGGAGTGCCCGTTTAACCCTGATCATAGGCGGACGGCGCATATCATTCAATCGGCGAGCGGTGCCCTGGCATTTGGGTGCTTTCATAATAGCTGCGCGGGCAAGGACTGGCACGCACTAAGAGATCTACTGGAGCCGGGCTGGAAAGAGAAGAAATCGCGGGCGCGTAGTAGCAATAAAGCCCCAGATGCGGCGCAGGGGGATATTGCGGGGGACTTCATTCACGAAACTGACTTGGGGAATGCGCGGCGACTTGTGAGGCTACACGGCAAAGACCTGCGATACTGCCATCCATGGAAAAAATGGCTCACATGGGACGGGCGGCGGTGGAAAATTGATGATACCGCTGAGGTTGCGCGGCGGGCGCGGGATACAGTGAGAAGCATCTATATAGAAGCGCGTAATGCAGATACGAAAGAACGTGCGGCGGCGCTGGCGAAATTCGCCATACAGTGTGAAGCAAGCTACAAAATCAGCGCGATGATCGAGCTTGCCAAGAGCGAGCCGGGGATCCCAATTCTGCATGAGGAAATGGATCGTGACCCTTGGCTTCTGAATGTCAAGAATGGGACCATCGACCTCCGAACGGGTGAACTGAGACCTCATAGACGCGAAGATTTCATAACCAAGCTGGCGCCTGTCGAATATGACCCGAAAGCAGAGTGCCCCCGATGGATGCAATTCTTGCATGAGATTATGGACGGAAATAAGAACCTGGTGGAGTTTTTACAACGTGCGGCGGGGTTTAGTCTGACGGGCGATGTTTCAGAGCATGTGTTATTCATCCTTTACGGGACAGGCCGGAACGGGAAGAGCACATTCCTGAATACCCTGCTGGCGGCCCTGGGCGACTATGCGAGAACGACTTTGCCTGACATATTGATAAAAAAGAATAATGAGCAGCATCCGACAGAGCTTGCCGACCTCTTTGGACTGCGAATGGCCATCGTGAATGAAAGCGAGGATGGCGCGCGGCTAGCGGAATCACGCGTCAAATATCTAACCGGCGCTGACAGGATAAGCGCGCGACGAATGCGTGAGGATTCTTGGGAATTTAAGCCGACTCACAAGCTATGGATGGCTACAAACTATAAGCCAGCAATACGGGGTATGGACCCGGCCATATGGAACCGCCTTAAACTTATCCCATTCACTGTATCCTTTGCTGGACGCGAGGATAGGCAATTGCCGAAGAAATTGCAGGAGGAGTTGCCGGGTATCTTGCGCTGGTGTGTTGAGGGATGCCTAGCATGGCAGCGCGGCGGGCTAGGAGTACCCGAAGAAGTCAAGACGGCGACAGATAGTTATAAGGAAGAAAATGACGTGTTGGCGGCGTTTATCGGTGATTGCTGCATCGTGAATCCTCTGGCCAAAGTTAAATCGAGCGAGCTCTATCAAGCATACCTCGGATGGTGCGGGGAAAATGGAGAAAGACCTTTGAGCCAAAAAATCTTAGGGCAACGACTAGCGGAGCGTGGATTCGCAAGCCATAAGAGAAGTGTTTTGTTCTGGTTAGGTATTGGTTTGAAAAGTAACCGCGAAGAGGAAAAAAATGGTGGGAGGGAGGGGAGTGAGAACTGGTTTAACTCTAAGGGGCAGTCTCGCGTACGCAATTATACCGAAAATCACTCCCCACACTCCCCACACTCCCCACACTCTCCAAATGGAGTAAAGGATGATTCTGAACGGGAGGAAGGAAGCGTATGAGATCAGACGTCCTTCTGAGGAGGCTGCAATCGCTGGACATAGAACTGACCCCCTGTGGTGATGAACTCCATTTCAATGCGCCAAAGGGGGCCCTCACTCCAGAATTGCTGCAAGAGATGAAGACGCATAAGCAGGAACTCTTAGCCATGCTGCGCTATGGGATACCTACGGCGCGTCTCTACCCCTACCTGGGGAAGGCAGTGAAGGTTCCTTCCGGGGAGGGGATCCTGTGGCAAGTATTTGCGGATCGTGTTGGGGTTGTTATAGGCGGTAAGGTGAGGTTTTACAAGCAAGAGGAGATAAATCAATGAGGGGGAGCTTTAAGATGGACGGCGAGAAGATCTTTCGTGACCCGGTAATTGGATTTATGGTTACAGAAATAAGGCGTAAGGACGTTCGTGAGGGCGCATTTGTAACGGTGCAGCCAATTTCCATGAATTATGAGGGGTTAGCAAACGATGAGGAACTTGAACTTGCAGGCGCAGATCAATTGCATGAACCAGAACGGGTTATCGGCATAATCCCGGCTGCTCCTGGGATTTATCAGGTGTGGGGCGTGATAGACGGCGCGGGCAAATGCGAAGTATTGGGCTATGAATTCCCCGGCATAGAGCCCCCGGACTGGGAAGAGTTGCGGCAGAACAGGGAGGCGAAGAGACATGGCAATAACACAAAAGTTGATGGACGCGCCTGCGTATAAGCGGGCCCGTGGGGCAATTAGACAGACGCATCATGTAGAGGAGCCGTCAAGCGGCAAGCATCCCGCCTGGTGCAATGAGTGCGCCTGGCGGACGCACAATGTTGGTGGCTGTGCGGTGTTCAATGACTGTCGGGACCCCTGGCTGGAGAATGGAGTCTGTGAAGCATGGGCGGACGAGGAGATGAGGCAGGAAATTGAGCAAGCTATCGCCGACTATGAAGCAAGCCATTGAACGAATCTTTACAAGATATCGGCTGAACCAGGCGAGGGCGGCGCTGCTAATGTCCCGGCTGGAGCGCACAGGCGGGAGCATCATCCTCAGAATCCCCAAAGGTGAGAGTAAGTATGAGGACGGACTTGCAGACCTTGCGGACATAAGCCGGGAGCTGGACGCATACGAGGCGGTATTCATGGCGCTGAACCGGATCGAGAGGATATTCGTCCGATTGAGGTATGACGAAGGGTTTTCCATAGCTGGAGTGGCGCGGGAGTTGGGGATAAGCGAACGGAGCGTATACAGGCTGAGGGATCAGGTATTTGGCAAAGCGGCGGCAGTATTGGGATGGCAGGAAAATGTCAGTTGATTTAGCGAAAACCCTATGATACGGTTAAGATGGAAAATTAAGCTATGGGGGCCCGTCGAAAGGCGGGCTCTTTCATTTGGGGTGATACCATGCCGATGAAGCCATTAGGCCCTTGCCGGTATCCTGGGTGCCCTAATTTGCAGATACCTGGCGGGCATGGCTACTGTGAAGAGCATGTCAGGGAATACCGGCGCGAGGATGCAAGACGCAGGGGAAGCGCAAGGCAACGAGGCTACACCAGGCGCTATGAGAAAGCACGAATGTGGGCCCTCAAACGGCAGCCCCTATGCGTGCTGTGCAAGGCTGAAGGCCGGCTGACTGCGGCGACTGTCACTCACCATATCAAGCCATTGGCAGAAGGTGGGAGCAATAGCGCAGATAACCTTCTTCCCTTATGTGAGGCCTGCCATGAACGCATGCACTCTAAGGAGGGGGGATAAGCTGTCGTCCCTTCTAGATGGCCATTTTTTCTAGACCCATCCCCTGGGGACCGGGTGCGGGGCCTTTTCTGAACGAGTGCAGTTAAAATCTGGTTTTTGCGGAGGGAGGATATGCCATGAGCAGGCGGAAACCGACGGCCCTAAAGGTGCTGGAAGGCAACCCTGGGCGGCGTCCCTTGCCAAAAGGGGAGCCGAAGCCAAAGCCGGTGGCTCCTGGATGCCCTGACTGGCTGCCAACAGCAGCTGTGCGATATTGGAATGAGCTTGCGCCAAAGCTGGAGAAATTGGGTTTGCTTACCGAGATAGACGGCCAAGGCCTTGCAGACTACTGCTTATGCCTGGCCAGGCTGGAGGCAGCGGAAAAGGATGTCGAAGCCCGAGGTCTGCTGGTGCCTGGCGACAGGGGATTAGTCAAGAACCCGGCATGTCAGCTGGCGCGAGAATATCGGGCAGCGGCGCAGAAGTGGGCGGCGAGATTCGGACTAGATCCTGCATCCCGAGCCGGGCTGGACCTCGCCAAAGAAAATGCCGAAGACGAGCTGGAAGAATTCCTGAAGGCAGGCAGAGATAGTGGCGTTTAGTGAGGCGCGGGCGGCCCATGCCGTGAGGTTTATAAATCTCCTCAAGCATACCAAGGGCAAATGGGCTGGCCGGCCATTCGACCTTCGGCCATGGCAGGAGAAGGTCATTCGCGACGTCTTTGGCACTTTGAGGCCTGACGGGACGCGGCGATACCGGACGACATATATAGAGATACCCCGCAAGAACGGGAAAACGAGCCTGGCTGCGGCTATAGCGCTGTATATGCTTGTGGCCGATGGTGAGAAGGGCGCGGAGATATATTCGGCGGCGTGTGACAGGGATCAGGCGGCGTTGACATTCGACATAGCGCGGGAGATGGTGCTGCAGGCGCCGGCGTTAAAGAAGATCCTGAAGGTGGTGGATTCGCAGAAGCGGATAGTTTACCCGGCCATGGGGAGCTTTTACCGGGTGATAGCGGCTGACGCGGACTCCTCGCATGGTTTTAACGCACATGCCATTATAGCGGATGAATTGCATGCCTGGCCGAACCGCAGGCTGTGGGACGTGCTGACGACTTCGACAGGGGCCCGGACGCAGCCCCTGATATTCACGATAACTACGGCGGGGTATGACCGAAACAGCATTTGCTATGAGCAGCACGACTACGCAAAGAAGATCCTTGACGGCGTGATAGAGGACCCTAGCTTCTATGCCGTGATTTACGCGGCTGATGAGGGCGATGACTGGGAGAGCGAAGAAACCTGGCGCAAGGCGAACCCGGCCCTGGGCGACTTTCGGAGCCTGGAGGAGATGCGCGAGCTATACCGGCGGGCGAAGGAGCAGCCAGGTTTGCAGAACACGTTCCGCAGGCTATATCTCAATCAATGGACTTCGCAGGAGACACGGTGGCTAGATATGGCGGCATGGGACGCATGCGGGGGCCCCGTGGAGGCCGAGAAGCTGAAAGGCCGGGACTGTTACGCCGGCATCGACTTATCGACTACCACAGACTTAACGGCTGTGGTGTTGGCCTTCCCGATGGAGGATGGGACGGTGCGGGTGATACCGCACTTCTTTATTCCTGGGGATACGGCGCAGAAGAAGGAAGAACGCGATCGCGTGCCATATTTGACATGGGCAAAACAGGGATATGTACACATGACCCCTGGGAATTGCATTGATTATTCGTATGTCGAGGCGAAGATCAAGGAATTGGCCAAGGAATACAGCGTGGTGGAATGGGCATATGACCGCTGGAATGCTGACATGTTGATCCAGCGGCTGCAGGAGGATGGCGCCAAAATGATACCGGTAGGGATGGGTTACGCAAGCCTTAGTGCTCCGACGAAACACTTGGAGGCCCTGATTATGAACCGGCAGCTGGTGCATGGCGGGCATCCTGTGCTGAGGTGGTGCGCTGACAATGTGATGGTGGAGCAGGACCCGGCGGGCAATATCAAACCGTCGAAGGCCAAAAGCACACAAAGGATTGATGGGATCATGGCTTTAGTGCTGGCTATAAGCCGTCTGATGTTGAGGCCGCAGAAGCGCAACCCTTACGAAGAAAGGGGCGTGATCGTGTTGTGAGACATTTATTCAATAACACATTCACCCAGAAGCGATTCACGACCTACTACAACGAGTTTAACGAGCCTATAAGCGAATGGGTGACCATAGGGACCATCCAGGGGCGGCTGAGGATAGCAAATATGCAGGATCGTTTTGTGGCGGCATCCCTGAACGTAACGCTGGAGTATATCTTCTACTGCGGCCCGGAGGTGGACATACGCCAGGGCGACAGGATCGAGCTGGGAGACACCAAGGTAGAAATCCTGGCGGTAAAAGACCCGAGTTTTGCACGACACCATCTTGAATGCGAGGGCAAGACCGATACGCGGCCATAAGGGGGCGGTATGATGAGCTTTTGGAGAAGGCTATTCGGCAAAGAGGAAAAACGAG
This genomic interval from Bacillota bacterium contains the following:
- a CDS encoding terminase large subunit gives rise to the protein MAFSEARAAHAVRFINLLKHTKGKWAGRPFDLRPWQEKVIRDVFGTLRPDGTRRYRTTYIEIPRKNGKTSLAAAIALYMLVADGEKGAEIYSAACDRDQAALTFDIAREMVLQAPALKKILKVVDSQKRIVYPAMGSFYRVIAADADSSHGFNAHAIIADELHAWPNRRLWDVLTTSTGARTQPLIFTITTAGYDRNSICYEQHDYAKKILDGVIEDPSFYAVIYAADEGDDWESEETWRKANPALGDFRSLEEMRELYRRAKEQPGLQNTFRRLYLNQWTSQETRWLDMAAWDACGGPVEAEKLKGRDCYAGIDLSTTTDLTAVVLAFPMEDGTVRVIPHFFIPGDTAQKKEERDRVPYLTWAKQGYVHMTPGNCIDYSYVEAKIKELAKEYSVVEWAYDRWNADMLIQRLQEDGAKMIPVGMGYASLSAPTKHLEALIMNRQLVHGGHPVLRWCADNVMVEQDPAGNIKPSKAKSTQRIDGIMALVLAISRLMLRPQKRNPYEERGVIVL
- a CDS encoding HNH endonuclease → MQIPGGHGYCEEHVREYRREDARRRGSARQRGYTRRYEKARMWALKRQPLCVLCKAEGRLTAATVTHHIKPLAEGGSNSADNLLPLCEACHERMHSKEGG
- a CDS encoding helix-turn-helix transcriptional regulator; the protein is MLRLREERLKRGWSLTQLTMRTAIDTAALSKIERGRWPCGPAWRRRIAEAFGMAEEELFKLVGEEK
- a CDS encoding phage terminase small subunit P27 family, with translation MSRRKPTALKVLEGNPGRRPLPKGEPKPKPVAPGCPDWLPTAAVRYWNELAPKLEKLGLLTEIDGQGLADYCLCLARLEAAEKDVEARGLLVPGDRGLVKNPACQLAREYRAAAQKWAARFGLDPASRAGLDLAKENAEDELEEFLKAGRDSGV
- a CDS encoding phage head closure protein — translated: MRHLFNNTFTQKRFTTYYNEFNEPISEWVTIGTIQGRLRIANMQDRFVAASLNVTLEYIFYCGPEVDIRQGDRIELGDTKVEILAVKDPSFARHHLECEGKTDTRP
- a CDS encoding helix-turn-helix domain-containing protein translates to MTSTIKPPEAAEFLGISYWKLLELAKAGKVPHIRLPGRILFRRESLERWLEEQEQASVQRESAPVGKIRQLR